The following proteins are encoded in a genomic region of Nicotiana sylvestris chromosome 4, ASM39365v2, whole genome shotgun sequence:
- the LOC138889420 gene encoding uncharacterized protein, with translation MIFLRHHFDEGLKMEYLTVKDPVILWNNLKDRYDHLKMVILPHARYDWTHLRLQDFKSICEYNSAMIRIISQLKLCGDNITNHDMLEKTFTTFHASNILLQQQYREMRFKKYSELISHLPVAEQHNGLLIKNHESRPTGSCPFPEVNETNFYQTKRGKGCGPSRGHGHGWGRKSNHGNNNSPKNPPNHQQWKRKE, from the coding sequence atgatattcctacgtcaTCActttgatgagggcctgaaaatggaatatcttactgttaaagatccagtcatattGTGGAATAATTtaaaagatagatatgaccacctgaagatggtcatTCTTCCACATGCACGTTATGACTGGACTCAtttaaggctacaagattttaaatctatctgtgagtataattctgctatgatcagaattatttcccaattaaaattatgtggtgataatattactaatcatgatatgttggagaaaactttcaccacttttcatgcctcgaatattcTCCTGCaacagcaatatcgagagatgagattcaaaaagtattctgaacttatctcacatcttcctGTAGcggagcaacataatgggctattaataaaaaatcatgaaagtcgaccaactggttcttgtccattccctgaagtgaatgagacaaACTTCTACCAAACTAAGCGTGGAAAAGGTTGTGGCCCTAGTCGTGGTCATGGCCATGGCTGGGGAAGAAaatctaatcatggtaataataattcaCCAAAGAACCCTCCTAACCACCaacagtggaaaaggaaggaataa